One Nicotiana tomentosiformis chromosome 4, ASM39032v3, whole genome shotgun sequence genomic window carries:
- the LOC138910035 gene encoding uncharacterized protein, with translation MGSLAFISAEERPLTLEIQSLANRLVRLDISEPSQFLACAVSQSSLLEQIKARQLDDPHLLVLIETVLRGGAKELAIGEDGVLGLQGRLCVPNVDGLRERILEEEHSS, from the coding sequence atgggtagcttggccttcatttcagcagaggagcgACCACTAACTTTGGaaattcagtccttggctaatagacttgtgaggttggatatttcagagcccagccaatTTCTTGCATGCGCCGtttcccagtcttcactattggagcagatcaaggctcgacagcttgatgatccgcacttattGGTCCTCATAGAGACGGTACTGCGGGGTGGTGCTAAAGAGCTTGCTAtaggcgaggatggtgttctgggactccagggtcgtctatgtgttcctaatgtcgatggcttgagggagaggattttaGAAGAGGAACACAGTTCTtga